DNA sequence from the Vanrija pseudolonga chromosome 7, complete sequence genome:
CGTGGCTGCTAATGCCGCCCCCACCGTGCCCAGAGCCTCGACTTTGTAATTGTAATGCTGCCCTTCGACTCCACGCGCTCCACCCAACAACCTTCAGGGATTAGGCGCACCCAACAATCCTAATCAAACACTGCCGCGCCCTTTACGCGTCGTGTCGTAAGGCATACGTCTACACTTTCAACCTTCTTCTATCCATGCAAGATTGATGTATAGCAGAGAATCACTCGTCGTTAGTGCCCAGTGCCACCATGCTCAGATGCTACTCTCCACCGTGTGTCTCTCTCTCTACTCGTTCCAAGCAATGACCGCCTGAGGGTGACGTCAGTGGTGATCATCAGGGGACGCGATAACGCGTCTTGTTCGCGACTCACCATGCAAAACACGCCGAACGCCATGGCGGCGTACTACACCCCATTGTCAGCAATTGCACTGCGCACGTCGACAAAGCACACTGCGCtcacctccttgagcgcctgcttggcgctgcgcgactcgtcgaggagctcggggATGACACTGACGCTGGCAATGTAGAGGAAGCCTAAAAGTAATACGCGTCAACGCCATGGCACAAGCCTCCCCAGGGACATTGGACTCACCACCTGCGGTCATGGGAAtcaccagctcgccgccaccaacaGAGGTGCCAAAGAATCCCTCGCCAACCTTGAGCGCAGAGTCGACGTTGCCCGATCCAGTGGTCTCTGCGATCCAAATACCAAGGAAGGTGCCAACGAACGCACCGACGGCCGTGAAGAACTGGGAGCCCATGGCCTGCCACTTTGTGAAGCCAGACTTGATGAGGATGGAGTAGTCTGCAACCTATCACACGTGTTAGCAATGCCGCTGTGTATTGGAAAGCCACGACCGTGGCgcccaccgcctccgccaaCGTACCTCGTGAGGGATCTCGTGGCAGAATGTGGCGATCGTGGTGACGGCGCCAAGTTGAGGGCTCGAGTAGAAGCTGGCCGCCATGGCGAGGCCGTCGGTAATGTTGTGCGTAAAGTCGCCAAAGAGGTTAAGATAAGCCGAGAGCTTGAGCGAAGCGTTGGCCTCCTTgggcttctcggcctcgacaacctcggccttgtcgtcgctgccgttcttgcgcttcttgagctcgccctccgaCTTCTTGACGGCCGTCGACTCGCCGTGCGAGTGACCGTGGTTGTGGCCGTGACCGTGGCTGTGGCTGTGACCGTGGCCTCCCTCCTCGTTAC
Encoded proteins:
- the Slc39a7 gene encoding Zinc transporter SLC39A7, yielding MPALGLRASRARLIAVAVAVALCFATRVSADSKAQTVFEAPHGSNEHSTTMRAVFEFLFPFKSPAYNSILGTFYISSIPNFILAAVPADLEPSSLNTMIAFATGGLLGDVFLHLVPHAFFGEGDHEEGRKIVVEEKRNIVIGGAIFLGFAAFFVLDKTMRVLNYSAGNEEGGHGHSHSHGHGHNHGHSHGESTAVKKSEGELKKRKNGSDDKAEVVEAEKPKEANASLKLSAYLNLFGDFTHNITDGLAMAASFYSSPQLGAVTTIATFCHEIPHEVADYSILIKSGFTKWQAMGSQFFTAVGAFVGTFLGIWIAETTGSGNVDSALKVGEGFFGTSVGGGELVIPMTAGGFLYIASVSVIPELLDESRSAKQALKEYAAMAFGVFCMAVIAWNE